Proteins encoded by one window of Modestobacter marinus:
- a CDS encoding acyl-CoA dehydrogenase family protein gives MSDVDLVVETVRDILTGYEPFVLTAERPWDAGLWSALAEAGLTGVGVPEEAGGSGGELADAVAIVGALAAGAAAVPVAEQLLVAAPAVLAAGLDLPAPEEPLSIAVDGAVTAEPRDDGDGPGSWTLTGTATDVAWAGVARHLAVLASSPVGPVLALVDVAGRDTTHAANLAGEPRGSLVLQGVTSAGALLTDAQAERLRARYALARAVQLSAALQQVLAWTVQYAGERQQFGRPLGRFQAIQMELAEMAGEVTAVAALVDAAVQAVERDESPVLAAAAAKVRAGAAVEVVARLAHQVHGAIGFTQEHRLHHLTRRCWSWRDEAGTETAWARVLGAGLLADGPDALWPALTRVV, from the coding sequence CTCACCGCCGAGCGGCCCTGGGACGCCGGGCTGTGGTCGGCGCTGGCCGAGGCCGGGCTGACCGGGGTGGGGGTGCCCGAGGAGGCCGGTGGTTCCGGCGGGGAGCTCGCCGACGCGGTGGCGATCGTCGGGGCGCTGGCGGCCGGGGCCGCCGCGGTGCCGGTGGCCGAGCAGCTGCTGGTGGCCGCCCCCGCCGTCCTGGCCGCCGGCCTCGACCTGCCCGCGCCGGAGGAGCCGCTGTCGATCGCGGTGGACGGCGCGGTCACCGCCGAACCGCGGGACGACGGCGACGGCCCGGGCAGCTGGACGCTCACCGGCACCGCCACCGACGTCGCGTGGGCCGGGGTCGCCCGGCACCTCGCCGTCCTGGCGAGCAGCCCGGTGGGGCCGGTGCTGGCGCTGGTCGACGTCGCCGGCCGGGACACCACGCACGCGGCGAACCTGGCCGGGGAGCCGCGCGGCTCGCTGGTGCTGCAGGGGGTGACGTCGGCCGGGGCGCTGCTGACCGACGCGCAGGCCGAGCGGCTGCGGGCCCGGTACGCGCTGGCGCGGGCGGTGCAGCTGTCGGCGGCGCTGCAGCAGGTGCTGGCCTGGACCGTCCAGTACGCCGGCGAGCGGCAGCAGTTCGGCCGGCCGCTGGGGAGGTTCCAGGCGATCCAGATGGAGCTGGCCGAGATGGCCGGTGAGGTGACCGCGGTGGCCGCGCTGGTCGACGCCGCGGTGCAGGCGGTCGAGCGCGACGAGTCGCCGGTGCTGGCCGCCGCGGCGGCGAAGGTGCGGGCCGGGGCGGCGGTGGAGGTGGTCGCCCGGCTGGCGCACCAGGTGCACGGCGCGATCGGCTTCACCCAGGAGCACCGGCTGCACCACCTCACCCGGCGCTGCTGGTCGTGGCGCGACGAGGCCGGCACCGAGACGGCGTGGGCCCGGGTGCTCGGCGCCGGGCTGCTCGCCGACGGGCCCGACGCCCTCTGGCCGGCGCTCACCCGCGTCGTGTGA
- a CDS encoding GNAT family N-acetyltransferase, producing the protein MRDGPRAPSRGGLIRPYRRTDRAAVYDVCVRTADAGGDARGRWSTDDLMPDLFAGPYVDLEPDRAFVLDDGERVVGYVLGTADTAGFVPAWRSRWLPRLADRYPAPTGPPQTPEERMVSMLHRPERMLVPELAAYPAHLHIDLLPEVQGAGWGRALIEVFCAAVAGAGAAGVHLGVDPANTRALGFYARLGFTPVAVPALPGAVFLARPTGAPAAAD; encoded by the coding sequence GTGAGGGACGGCCCCCGTGCCCCCTCGCGCGGGGGCCTGATCCGCCCCTACCGCCGCACGGACCGGGCGGCGGTCTACGACGTCTGCGTGCGCACCGCCGACGCCGGGGGCGACGCGCGGGGCCGGTGGTCCACCGACGACCTGATGCCCGACCTGTTCGCCGGCCCGTACGTCGACCTGGAACCGGACCGGGCGTTCGTGCTGGACGACGGCGAGCGCGTGGTCGGGTACGTGCTGGGCACCGCGGACACGGCCGGCTTCGTGCCGGCCTGGCGGTCACGGTGGCTGCCGCGGCTGGCCGACCGGTACCCGGCGCCGACCGGCCCCCCGCAGACGCCGGAGGAGCGGATGGTGTCGATGCTGCACCGGCCGGAGCGGATGCTCGTGCCCGAGCTCGCCGCGTACCCGGCGCACCTGCACATCGACCTGCTGCCCGAGGTGCAGGGCGCCGGCTGGGGCCGGGCGCTGATCGAGGTCTTCTGCGCCGCGGTCGCCGGGGCGGGGGCGGCCGGCGTGCACCTGGGCGTGGACCCGGCCAACACCCGCGCCCTCGGCTTCTACGCCCGGCTCGGCTTCACCCCGGTCGCCGTCCCGGCGCTGCCGGGCGCGGTCTTCCTCGCCCGTCCGACCGGCGCTCCTGCCGCCGCGGACTAG
- a CDS encoding EthD family reductase, whose product MVHRLIVQYGQPADPTEFDAHYRDVHVGLAQAIPGLLRFTTGHPRSMDPTTPGPYLIAELDFESADAMGAGMGSEAGRAAGADVATFATGGASMSSFDLDDLSPAG is encoded by the coding sequence GTGGTGCACAGACTGATCGTCCAGTACGGCCAGCCGGCCGACCCCACGGAGTTCGACGCGCACTACCGGGACGTGCACGTGGGCCTGGCGCAGGCCATCCCCGGGCTGCTGCGGTTCACCACCGGCCACCCCCGGTCGATGGACCCCACCACACCCGGCCCGTACCTGATCGCCGAGCTGGACTTCGAGTCCGCCGACGCGATGGGCGCCGGCATGGGCTCCGAGGCCGGCCGCGCCGCCGGCGCCGACGTGGCCACCTTCGCCACCGGCGGGGCGTCCATGTCGAGCTTCGACCTGGACGACCTCAGCCCGGCCGGCTGA
- a CDS encoding glutathione S-transferase family protein, producing the protein MSTKNSGSGYVEPGQDYQRDQNYITDRITADGDGRWPVEAGRYRLVIARACPWANRAAIVRRLLGLEQAISMGICGPTHDERSWTFDLDPDGRDPVLGYERLQEAFFARDPEYPRGITVPAMVDVPTGAVVTNDFKQMTLDFSTEWTAFHRDGAPDLYPEHLRAEMDEVIERVFTEVNNGVYRCGFAGSQRAYDSAYERLWTAMDWLEERLSTRRFLMGETITEADVRLFTTLARFDAVYHGHFKANRNKLTELPALWGYARDLFQTPGFGDTTDFPQIKEHYYVVHADINPTQIIPMGPDTSVWLTPHGREELGGRPFGDGTPPGPPIEAEVIPPEHGPGGIGHR; encoded by the coding sequence GTGAGCACCAAGAACAGCGGCAGTGGCTACGTCGAACCGGGCCAGGACTACCAGCGGGACCAGAACTACATCACCGACCGGATCACCGCCGACGGCGACGGCCGGTGGCCGGTGGAGGCCGGCCGGTACCGGCTGGTCATCGCCCGGGCCTGCCCGTGGGCGAACCGCGCGGCGATCGTCCGGCGCCTGCTGGGCCTGGAGCAGGCCATCTCCATGGGCATCTGCGGACCCACGCACGACGAGCGCAGCTGGACCTTCGACCTCGACCCCGACGGCCGCGACCCGGTGCTGGGGTACGAGCGGCTGCAGGAGGCGTTCTTCGCCCGCGACCCGGAGTACCCGCGCGGCATCACGGTGCCGGCGATGGTCGACGTCCCGACCGGCGCCGTCGTGACCAACGACTTCAAGCAGATGACGCTGGACTTCTCCACCGAGTGGACGGCGTTCCACCGCGACGGCGCCCCCGACCTCTACCCGGAGCACCTGCGGGCGGAGATGGACGAGGTGATCGAGCGGGTCTTCACCGAGGTCAACAACGGCGTCTACCGCTGCGGCTTCGCCGGCTCCCAGCGTGCCTACGACAGCGCCTACGAGCGGCTCTGGACGGCGATGGACTGGCTGGAGGAGCGGCTGTCGACCCGCCGGTTCCTGATGGGCGAGACGATCACCGAGGCCGACGTGCGGCTGTTCACCACGCTGGCCCGGTTCGACGCCGTCTACCACGGCCACTTCAAGGCCAACCGCAACAAGCTCACCGAGCTGCCGGCGCTGTGGGGCTACGCCCGCGACCTGTTCCAGACCCCGGGCTTCGGTGACACCACCGACTTCCCGCAGATCAAGGAGCACTACTACGTGGTGCACGCCGACATCAACCCGACCCAGATCATCCCGATGGGCCCGGACACGTCGGTCTGGCTCACCCCGCACGGCCGCGAGGAGCTCGGCGGGCGCCCGTTCGGCGACGGCACCCCGCCCGGGCCGCCGATCGAGGCCGAGGTCATCCCGCCCGAGCACGGCCCCGGCGGCATCGGCCACCGCTGA